Proteins encoded together in one Oncorhynchus mykiss isolate Arlee chromosome 7, USDA_OmykA_1.1, whole genome shotgun sequence window:
- the ift52 gene encoding intraflagellar transport protein 52 homolog, with product MEKEQRSSVVFNASKRELFTANNGYKSLQKRLRAQWKIQSMKEELSLEKLNGVKLWITAGPREKFTAAELEVLKQYLDGGGDVLVMLGEGGEMKYDTNINFLLEEFGIMVNNDAVVRNVYYKYFHPKEALVSNGVLNREISRAAGKVVTGIIEDESVGNNAQALTFVYPYGATLSVMKPAVAVLSTGSVCFPLNRPVLAFYQVKEAGKLAVMGSCHMFSDQYLDKEENSKIMDVVFQWLMGDNIILNQIDAEDPEITDYTMLPDTGCLSERLRVCLQEGEENPRDFTSLFDMSLLKLSTNTLPQVISSYKQMNVKHEPLQLITPQFETPLPQLEPAVFPPAFRDLPPPMLDLFDLDETFSSEKVRLAQLSNKCTDDDLEFYVRKCGDILGVTGKLDKDQRDAKHILEHIFFQVVEFKKLNQEHDLDTETRFSPF from the exons ATGGAGAAGGAGCAGCGCAGCAGTGTTGTTTTTAACGCATCCAAGAGAGAACTGTTCACTGCCAACAATGGTTACAAGTCCCTGCAGAAGAGACTCAGGGCACAATGGAAGATTCAGAG CATGAAAGAGGAGCTCTCCTTGGAGAAGTTGAATGGTGTGAAGTTGTGGATTACTGCTGGCCCCAGGGAAAAGTTCACTGCAGCTGAG TTGGAGGTCCTGAAGCAGTACCTGGATGGGGGAGGAGATGTCCTTGTGATGCTGGGTGAAGGAGGGGAGATGAAGTATGACACCAATATCAACTTCCTTCTTGAGGAGTTTGGGATAATGGTCAACAATG ATGCTGTCGTGAGGAATGTATACTACAAGTATTTCCATCCAAAAGAAGCACTTGTGTCCAATGGTGTTCTGAACAG AGAGATCAGTCGGGCTGCAGGCAAAGTGGTGACAGGGATCATCGAAGATGAAAGTGTCGGCAACAATGCACA GGCCCTCACATTTGTGTACCCGTATGGAGCGACACTGAGCGTGATGAAGCCTGCTGTGGCTGTTCTCTCCACTGGGTCCGTCTGCTTCCCCCTCAACAGGCCTGTCCTCGCCTTCTATCAGGTCAAG GAGGCAGGCAAACTGGCAGTGATGGGGTCCTGTCACATGTTCAGTGACCAGTACCTGGACAAAGAGGAGAACAGTAAAATAATG GATGTCGTTTTCCAGTGGCTCATGGGTGATAACATTATTCTGAACCAGATAGATGCAGAGGACCCCGAG ATCACAGATTACACCATGCTGCCAGACACAGGCTGCCTGTCTGAGCGACTGCGAGTATGCTTGCAAGAGGGAGAGGAAAATCCAAGAGACTTTACCTCCCTGTTTGACATGTCTCTACTTAAACTATCAACAAACACGTTGCCCCAAGTCATCAG TTCCTACAAGCAGATGAATGTCAAACACGAGCCTCTCCAGCTGATCACACCTCAGTTTGAGACTCCCCTTCCACAGCTGGAGCCTGCT GTCTTCCCGCCTGCCTTCAGGGATCTGCCTCCCCCCATGCTTGACCTCTTTGACCTGGATGAAACCTTTTCTTCTGAGAAGGTGCGTTTGGCACAGCTCTCCAACAAAT GCACAGACGATGATCTAGAGTTCTACGTGAGGAAGTGTGGGGACATCTTGGGGGTGACGGGGAAGTTGGATAAAGATCAGAGAGATGCCAAACACATCCTGGAGCACATCTTCTTCCAGGTCGTGGAGTTCAAGAAGCTCAATCAG GAACATGATCTTGACACAGAGACCAGGTTTTCCCCGTTCTGA